The genomic window GCGCAATTTTAAGTTTTTCGCCAGCACAATAATCGCTTTAACGACGGCAACGTCTTCTTTTTCCTCCGTCATTCCATCGATAAACGGTTTTGCAATTTTTAGTCGATCAATCGGAAATTTGCGCAAATAACTGAGCGATGAGTAACCTGTCCCGAAATCGTCAATCGATATGTGCACGCCGAGCTGCTTTAGTTGTTGGAGCTTATGAATCGTATACTGTTCCTTAAATACAGCGACACCTTCTGTAATTTCTAAATCGAGTTGATGAGGTGGCAATGGCGTGTTTTGTAACACGGAATGAATATGTTCCACAAAGTTTTCTTTTAAAAATTGTTTTGGAGAAATGTTGACGCTTATCCGAAGCGATCGTCCAGTTTGTTCATTCCAGCTTTTCATTTGTCGGCACGCTTCTTCAATCACCCATTCACCGATTGGAATAATTTGTCCCGTTTCTTCTGCAATCGGAATAAAAACGCTTGGTGAAATTGTACCGAGCTTTGGATGAATCCAGCGAATGAGCGCTTCCATGCCGATTAATTCCTTCGTTTGCACATCAAATTGCGACTGATAAAATAAGGTGAACTGTTTTTTTTCAATCGCTTCGTGAAGCGCTGTTTCAATGATCGTTTTTTGTAAAACGATACGGTCCATTTCGCTATTAAAAAATTGATATTGATTTTTTCCTTGCTCTTTGGCGCGATACATTGCAATATCTGCATGCTTCATTAACGTATCGCTCGTTTCTCCGTCGAATGGGTAAACAGCAATTCCTACACTTAACGTGATGCGCACATCTAAATGTTTAACTGTCATCGGTTGTTCGGTAATGGTCATCATTTTTTCAACAATCGTTTGTAATTCATGTAAGTGATAAATTGGTGTAACAATAATCGTAAATTCATCTCCGCCTTGTCGTGCTACGATATCTGTTGAGCGGACTTGTTTTTTTAACCATTGACCGATTTGTACAATGAGCGTATCACCTATTTCATGTCCAAAATAGTCATTGATTTGTTTAAAGCGATCGACATCAATAAAAACAACGGCCATGCTATGTTTTTGTTTATTCGCTTGAGCGATCGACTGCTCAAGTGCAGTTACGAAAGCTCTGCGATTAAAAAGCCCTGTTAAAAAATCGTGATTCGCAGCGTATGTTAATTGCTCATTCAGCTGAGTCAACTCTTGCGTGCGTTTCATGACTTTTTGTTCTAAGTCGTTGTTTAATGT from Anoxybacillus gonensis includes these protein-coding regions:
- a CDS encoding putative bifunctional diguanylate cyclase/phosphodiesterase, with translation MQVIVFMYVIVYYIALFSTSGQTEMVVSSFFSLGGIFLSAILLWRASIRIKTNERIFWKWMTIGAICYLIAETIYRIYEWSSQTEPPFPNWSDVFYIAHSLMYIASLLYIIMQQRKQIAMWQALFDALIVTCVTMAYSWIYIIQPIIRLEEKVLYVAVLVAYPFLDLVMLFLLLLLFFVTNVRRIWLWNIVGVGLFVFTDTIYFIQMMQWNDVYSSWLDPLWMMSLLMISLSSYDAKEGELSFQKEEQSFHIKVLFPYISFLTLMWMPFIYLGDQIVITCFAFAVVFIFIRQFMTLKENRQLVQQLQTLNNDLEQKVMKRTQELTQLNEQLTYAANHDFLTGLFNRRAFVTALEQSIAQANKQKHSMAVVFIDVDRFKQINDYFGHEIGDTLIVQIGQWLKKQVRSTDIVARQGGDEFTIIVTPIYHLHELQTIVEKMMTITEQPMTVKHLDVRITLSVGIAVYPFDGETSDTLMKHADIAMYRAKEQGKNQYQFFNSEMDRIVLQKTIIETALHEAIEKKQFTLFYQSQFDVQTKELIGMEALIRWIHPKLGTISPSVFIPIAEETGQIIPIGEWVIEEACRQMKSWNEQTGRSLRISVNISPKQFLKENFVEHIHSVLQNTPLPPHQLDLEITEGVAVFKEQYTIHKLQQLKQLGVHISIDDFGTGYSSLSYLRKFPIDRLKIAKPFIDGMTEEKEDVAVVKAIIVLAKNLKLRVIAEGVETLQQLDILRSLQCDEIQGYVLGKPLPADVFEKTYIKNQLPNE